Proteins found in one Cellulomonas palmilytica genomic segment:
- a CDS encoding phage holin family protein — translation MTSEPGPERRRLLDRLTEPIAERAREKIGQAEDRVRASIQAEIDAVSASVRTRAVQVRPSAIAFAAAAVLTFLGLALLATAAVIGLAHVVEPWLSALLVGVALILLAAGFAAWGRSHLPRAPMVDLTQIREPTHPAGEQVHPWAD, via the coding sequence GTGACCAGCGAACCCGGTCCCGAACGCCGCCGGCTGCTCGACCGTCTGACCGAACCGATCGCCGAGCGCGCCCGCGAGAAGATCGGCCAGGCCGAGGACCGCGTGCGCGCGTCGATCCAGGCCGAGATCGACGCCGTCAGCGCGAGCGTCCGCACGCGCGCCGTGCAGGTCCGCCCGTCCGCGATCGCGTTCGCGGCGGCCGCCGTCCTCACGTTCCTGGGTCTCGCGCTGCTCGCGACCGCCGCGGTGATCGGCCTCGCGCACGTCGTCGAGCCGTGGCTGTCGGCGCTCCTCGTCGGGGTCGCGCTCATCCTCCTCGCCGCCGGCTTCGCGGCGTGGGGCCGCAGCCACCTCCCGCGCGCCCCGATGGTCGACCTCACGCAGATCCGCGAGCCCACCCACCCGGCAGGCGAGCAGGTCCACCCCTGGGCCGACTGA
- a CDS encoding phage holin family protein translates to MTTHADPPGQRSLGQLVSDLSEQTSRLVRAEIQLAKTEIAERAKLLGAGAGLLVAAGVLALYLLAAVLVTLVIVLDLWMPLWVASLVVTVLLLVVVAVLALVGVKALKKGSPPSPQAAIASVQADVEALKSAAS, encoded by the coding sequence ATGACGACGCACGCGGATCCCCCGGGGCAGCGTTCGCTCGGTCAGCTGGTGAGCGACCTGAGCGAGCAGACCTCGCGGCTGGTGCGCGCCGAGATCCAGCTCGCCAAGACGGAGATCGCCGAGCGCGCGAAGCTGCTCGGCGCCGGTGCGGGGCTCCTCGTCGCCGCCGGCGTCCTCGCGCTGTACCTGCTGGCGGCCGTCCTCGTGACGCTCGTGATCGTGCTCGACCTCTGGATGCCGCTGTGGGTCGCGTCGCTCGTCGTGACGGTCCTGCTGCTCGTCGTCGTCGCCGTCCTCGCGCTCGTCGGCGTCAAGGCCCTCAAGAAGGGCTCGCCGCCGAGCCCGCAGGCCGCGATCGCGAGCGTGCAGGCGGACGT